DNA sequence from the Methanolobus psychrophilus R15 genome:
CTTATCCTTTCCGCGACAGGGGATCATGAGAATGCTATAAGTGCCTACGACATGTCTCTGAACATGCTTGCAAAAGGCGGTTCTGACTATGATAATGGTTTTGACATCGGCAGCATTGTTCTGTCTCAGGGAAACAATATATCCCAATTAACGGAGTTTGACTCACGGGCTGCTACCATATTGTATCACAAGGGCAAAGCACTCGAGAAAGCTGGCAGATACGAGGAAGCTCTGGTGTGCTATGAGAATGCCACTGCACTCACATCATTCTATGCAGATTCATTGCATAGGAAGGCCCTCAAGTCTTATGGCTCCGGAGAGCATGACAAGGCTGTTCAACTGTTAGACATTGTCCTCTTAATTGAACCTTACAATGCCGTAGTATGGTATGAAAAAGGGCTTGCACTCGATGCAATGGGAAATTATGAGGATGCCATTGGTTGTTATAGCCAGGCGGTTGTGCTTGATCCCTCTTACGAGGACGCTCTTTTGAACAGGGCAAAGGCCTGGGAAAAAACAGGTGCTATCGGAGAAGCAATAGAGGATTATGATCTCCTGCTTATGGTCAATCCCTCCAGTTCCGAAGCATGGTATGGCATGGGACGCAATTATGAGGACCAGGGAAACTATGAGTATGCTTTAAGGGCATATGAACAGATTCTTACATATGATCCTGCCAATAAGGAGATCTGGTCAAAGAAAGGCTTTCTGCTGGATTCCCTGGGTATGTACGATGAAGCTATCCTTGCCTATGATATGGCCCTTCAGATTCAGAACCAGCGCAGGCTCTCACTTTCAAATCCGGTTGATACGCCGGATATTTTTGCTTCAAGCATCGATGTGATGGCTTCCTATGATGAGCAACCTGTTTTCACATCCGATACTGCCGGGATATGGTATAATAAAGGACTGGCCTATGACCGGCTTGGCAGACACACGGAGGCTGTCGATGCCTATGACAGGGTGCTGGGTCAGGAAAAGGGCTTTGCTATCGTGTGGTATAAGAAGGCTGTTGCACTGGACAATTTGCAACAGTACGATAAAGCCATTGATTGCTATGCTCAGGCTCTCAAAATAGATTCATCCTATCCCCGGGTATGGTATGAGATGGGTCAGGATTATGACCGGCTTGGAAAAAGCAGTATGGCGCTGAAATCTTATTCAAGTGCTCTCAGTCTGGATCCGCATCTTGCAGCTGCCTGGTATGCCGGTGCTGCAGATCTCTCCCGGCTTGGAAAACACAGCGATGCAATAGGATATTATGACAGAGTTCTTGAACTTGAGCCCGGCTTCGTAGATGCATGGTTCAATAAAGGCAATTCCCTGGACAGCCTGGGAAGATCGGCCGAAGCTATCGTTTGCTATGAAAAGGTGCTTGAGTTGCAGCCCTCGCATCCTGGTGCAACAGAGAAGATGAATGCCGGACTTCAGAAGCAGAACGGCACTTCCAGCATTCTTCTGAGATCCATGACCATTGCGAACAACAACAACAAATTGTCAGGGAACACAGCTAACGATATGCTGTTGCCCAATGCCTTTGTTCTGTACAACAGCTTTTCACCTGCACCCGCGTATAGCACAAGGAAAGCTGCTGGTACCTATGAAACACTTGGCATGCCTGTAAGCCTTGATCAGTTA
Encoded proteins:
- a CDS encoding TPR repeat-containing protein; translation: MKTKRYVLPLTLMFIATFLFSPLAVSASTDAKDLNSHAVALTKDGTYDKALEYYNKALALDSSNAETLDNKVSTLFLSGQYQEAYDVNKILLNRYPGSPTAHFKKGLILSATGDHENAISAYDMSLNMLAKGGSDYDNGFDIGSIVLSQGNNISQLTEFDSRAATILYHKGKALEKAGRYEEALVCYENATALTSFYADSLHRKALKSYGSGEHDKAVQLLDIVLLIEPYNAVVWYEKGLALDAMGNYEDAIGCYSQAVVLDPSYEDALLNRAKAWEKTGAIGEAIEDYDLLLMVNPSSSEAWYGMGRNYEDQGNYEYALRAYEQILTYDPANKEIWSKKGFLLDSLGMYDEAILAYDMALQIQNQRRLSLSNPVDTPDIFASSIDVMASYDEQPVFTSDTAGIWYNKGLAYDRLGRHTEAVDAYDRVLGQEKGFAIVWYKKAVALDNLQQYDKAIDCYAQALKIDSSYPRVWYEMGQDYDRLGKSSMALKSYSSALSLDPHLAAAWYAGAADLSRLGKHSDAIGYYDRVLELEPGFVDAWFNKGNSLDSLGRSAEAIVCYEKVLELQPSHPGATEKMNAGLQKQNGTSSILLRSMTIANNNNKLSGNTANDMLLPNAFVLYNSFSPAPAYSTRKAAGTYETLGMPVSLDQLWAGKGDALNGMNMPEDAMTCYDKALLLNSDSTAAWSGRGYSLDLLGMHEEALVSHEKALSLQPNDPDALLKAGISHYNNKDEWAALEYFYRVLQQEPGNQKALYYKASVCESLSLYAYAIESYDAMLAEDPQNTEIWYMRGLAQYKAYMYDDSLESFDKVLEHDNSNVTVLMYQSMSSAQMGNYGKAIGYNERILEIHPDDTEVLFIMGTTYEKAGQYPMAIEVYDRILELEPENTKAWNQKGFAYYLMGDPATAADMFDKSISIDSGNPSAWYHRGMLAYMLSSPKGAVYYYDKALELDPDCVTAWYNRGFVQNVRGDTEGAIVSYDRVLELDPTSVSAMYNKEFALYRLGKSSEAARLHEMIGLIDPEFVTSLQDRGTAFFLPTAYSDTLDYELPVRWYNGTTEYIRVSEK